From Streptomyces yatensis, one genomic window encodes:
- a CDS encoding GlcG/HbpS family heme-binding protein, translating to MSTTETAVAPLTTEDAEALLQAARAAAEAAGVTAAISVLDAGGHLLAFRRDDRAVLIAGETSTRKAFTALQLDAPTADLVDAVQPGGVFHTLPTALDRPLLFLAGGVPVHRDGRLIGAIGVGGGAPEQDHGIATTALATLG from the coding sequence ATGAGCACCACCGAAACCGCCGTCGCCCCTCTCACGACCGAGGATGCCGAAGCCCTCCTCCAGGCCGCCCGCGCCGCCGCCGAGGCGGCCGGGGTGACGGCCGCGATCAGCGTTCTCGACGCCGGTGGCCATCTCCTGGCCTTCCGGCGCGACGACCGGGCCGTACTGATCGCGGGGGAGACCAGCACCCGCAAGGCGTTCACCGCACTGCAGCTCGACGCCCCCACCGCGGACCTGGTCGACGCGGTCCAGCCCGGAGGCGTCTTCCACACCCTGCCCACCGCCCTCGACCGGCCGCTGCTGTTCCTCGCCGGTGGCGTCCCGGTCCACCGCGACGGCCGGCTGATCGGCGCGATCGGCGTGGGCGGCGGCGCGCCCGAGCAGGACCACGGGATCGCCACCACCGCGCTCGCGACGCTCGGCTGA
- a CDS encoding alkene reductase, which yields MTTPFDPIDLAGLRLRNRLVMPAMGRARAFGPGDTATDSMATYYAQRATAGLIITEGSRPSAVGQGFPYTPGLHSAEQIAAWRRVTDAVHAEGGTVFAQLAHVGRIGDPDLLPEGMVHVAPSAIAAPGRLFTVHGMKDFTTPRALTSQEVRETIADFARAARNAVEAGFDGVELHAAYGYLIHQFLAPSSNLRTDEWGGSVEGRVRFAAEVVAAVSEAIGARRTGIRISPGIRYNGIEEPELEPTYAQLVRRLNETGPAYLHVVESSRDLSNLLRKEFSGTFILNPATDGFTSAADLTLIEDGTADMLSFGALFLANPDLPARLRAGGPYNTPDTTTFYGGTDEGFIDYPSLDA from the coding sequence GTGACCACACCCTTCGATCCGATCGACCTTGCCGGGCTGCGCCTCCGCAACCGCCTGGTCATGCCCGCCATGGGCCGGGCCCGTGCGTTCGGGCCCGGCGATACGGCCACCGACTCGATGGCGACGTACTACGCGCAGCGGGCCACCGCCGGCCTGATCATCACGGAGGGGTCGCGGCCATCGGCGGTCGGCCAGGGCTTCCCCTACACCCCGGGGCTGCACAGCGCCGAGCAGATCGCCGCCTGGCGCCGCGTCACCGACGCGGTGCACGCCGAGGGCGGCACGGTCTTCGCCCAGCTCGCGCACGTCGGCAGGATCGGCGATCCCGATCTGCTGCCCGAGGGGATGGTGCACGTCGCCCCGTCGGCCATCGCCGCTCCCGGCCGGCTGTTCACCGTCCACGGCATGAAGGACTTCACCACCCCCCGCGCGCTGACCTCCCAGGAGGTGCGGGAGACGATCGCGGATTTCGCCCGGGCCGCGCGCAACGCCGTGGAGGCGGGGTTCGACGGGGTCGAACTGCACGCCGCGTACGGCTACTTGATCCACCAGTTCCTGGCGCCCAGCTCCAATCTGCGCACCGATGAGTGGGGCGGCTCGGTCGAAGGCCGGGTCCGGTTCGCGGCGGAGGTGGTCGCGGCCGTGTCGGAGGCCATCGGGGCACGGCGCACGGGGATACGTATCTCGCCCGGCATTCGCTACAACGGAATCGAGGAGCCCGAGCTCGAGCCCACCTACGCCCAGTTGGTCCGCCGGCTGAACGAGACCGGCCCTGCCTATCTGCATGTCGTCGAAAGCTCCCGCGATCTGAGCAATCTCCTGCGCAAGGAGTTCTCCGGAACCTTCATCCTCAACCCCGCGACGGATGGATTCACCAGCGCGGCGGACCTGACGCTCATCGAGGACGGCACGGCCGACATGCTGTCCTTCGGCGCGCTCTTCCTCGCCAACCCCGACCTGCCGGCCCGGCTGCGAGCGGGCGGACCGTACAACACACCCGATACGACGACCTTCTACGGCGGCACTGACGAGGGATTCATCGACTACCCCTCCCTGGACGCCTGA
- a CDS encoding TIGR03571 family LLM class oxidoreductase has protein sequence MSTALSRLTHPHGGRLTLGLELPLDNDWGQSRAATDRKAGRPFGVPSLEAHAQLARLADQSGFAALWVRDVPLYDPVHFGDAGSVFETFTHLGHLAAITERAVLGTAAVVLPLRRSLLVAKAAATVDVLSGGRFILGLASGDRPVEYPLFDVEFTTRAETFRDGVEVLRTAWSTPPPGQGMELPRLGLTADRQLDVLPKPTGGTIPIAVAGNAQQSPEWIAEHVDASLNYPRDLGALRLKTEKWQRLTADRPKPYLTPMMLDLLPDPAAPATSIRLGLRTGRDGLVEHLEKMSALGVAHVSFNLRPGDRPVEDVLAELTDHVLPRFPSPVTAGGAAAA, from the coding sequence ATGTCCACTGCCCTGAGCCGCCTGACCCACCCCCACGGCGGCCGCCTCACCCTCGGCCTGGAACTCCCCCTGGACAACGACTGGGGACAGTCCCGGGCGGCCACCGACCGGAAGGCGGGCCGCCCCTTCGGTGTGCCGTCCCTCGAAGCGCACGCCCAACTCGCCCGCCTCGCCGACCAGTCCGGATTCGCCGCGCTGTGGGTCCGGGACGTACCGCTGTACGACCCGGTGCACTTCGGCGACGCCGGGTCGGTGTTCGAGACCTTCACCCACCTGGGCCATCTCGCGGCGATCACCGAACGCGCCGTCCTCGGCACCGCGGCCGTCGTGCTGCCACTGCGCCGGTCACTCCTGGTCGCCAAGGCGGCCGCGACCGTCGACGTGCTGTCCGGCGGGCGCTTCATCCTCGGCCTGGCCAGCGGTGACCGTCCGGTCGAATACCCGCTCTTCGACGTGGAGTTCACCACCCGCGCCGAAACCTTCCGCGACGGCGTCGAGGTGCTGCGCACCGCTTGGTCCACCCCGCCGCCCGGCCAGGGCATGGAACTGCCACGGCTCGGCCTCACCGCCGACCGGCAGCTCGATGTGCTGCCCAAGCCGACCGGCGGGACCATCCCGATCGCGGTCGCGGGCAATGCCCAGCAGAGCCCGGAGTGGATCGCCGAACACGTCGACGCGAGCCTCAACTACCCGCGCGACCTGGGAGCGCTCCGCCTGAAGACGGAGAAGTGGCAACGGCTGACGGCCGACCGCCCCAAGCCCTATCTGACCCCCATGATGCTCGACCTCCTGCCCGATCCCGCGGCCCCCGCCACGTCCATCCGGCTCGGACTCCGCACCGGCCGGGACGGCCTCGTGGAACACCTGGAGAAGATGTCGGCCCTCGGCGTCGCGCATGTCTCCTTCAACCTGCGACCGGGCGACCGCCCCGTCGAGGACGTACTGGCCGAACTCACCGACCACGTACTGCCGCGTTTCCCCTCACCGGTCACGGCCGGCGGTGCCGCGGCGGCGTAG
- a CDS encoding MFS transporter has protein sequence MPIALLALAIGAFGIGTTEFVIMGLLPEVAGDFGVSIPTAGFLVTGYALGVMVGAPLMTALGTKISRKNMLMLLMGLFVVGNLLSALAPAFGVMAVGRIVASFAHGAFFGIGSVVAADLVAPEKKAGAISMMFTGLTVANVVGVPLGTSIGQSLGWRTTFFLVAALGVVGLAGIAKLIPDIPKPEGVHLVHELAAFRNAQVLLAMAMTVLGFGGVFAAITYIAPMMTEVAGFADSSVTWLLVLFGLGMVGGNLLGGRFADRALMPMLYVSLGALALVLAAFTFTAHNKIAAAVSIALVGALGFATVPPLQKRVLDHAAGAPTLASAVNIGAFNLGNALSAWLGGLVISAGLGYTAPNWVGAILAGSALALAVLSAALERRDTRHVHDGATSEPVRVSTARH, from the coding sequence ATGCCCATCGCACTGCTGGCCCTCGCCATCGGGGCCTTCGGGATCGGAACCACCGAGTTCGTGATCATGGGGCTGCTGCCCGAGGTCGCCGGGGACTTCGGTGTGTCCATCCCCACCGCCGGGTTCCTGGTGACCGGCTACGCGCTCGGCGTCATGGTCGGCGCACCGCTGATGACCGCGCTCGGTACGAAGATCTCCCGCAAGAACATGCTGATGCTGCTGATGGGGCTGTTCGTGGTGGGCAATCTGCTCTCCGCGCTCGCCCCCGCCTTCGGCGTGATGGCCGTGGGCCGGATCGTCGCCTCCTTCGCGCACGGCGCGTTCTTCGGCATCGGCTCTGTCGTCGCGGCCGACCTGGTCGCCCCCGAGAAGAAGGCCGGTGCCATCTCGATGATGTTCACCGGCCTGACCGTCGCGAACGTCGTCGGCGTGCCGCTGGGCACCTCGATCGGCCAGTCACTGGGGTGGCGGACCACCTTCTTCCTCGTGGCGGCGCTCGGCGTGGTGGGCCTGGCGGGCATCGCCAAGCTCATCCCCGACATCCCCAAGCCGGAGGGTGTGCACCTGGTCCATGAGCTGGCCGCCTTCCGCAACGCGCAGGTGCTGCTGGCCATGGCGATGACCGTGCTCGGCTTCGGCGGTGTCTTCGCCGCGATCACCTACATCGCGCCGATGATGACCGAGGTCGCCGGCTTCGCGGACTCCTCCGTCACCTGGCTGCTGGTCCTCTTCGGGCTCGGCATGGTCGGCGGCAACCTCCTCGGGGGCCGGTTCGCCGACCGGGCGCTGATGCCGATGCTGTACGTGTCGCTGGGCGCGCTCGCGCTGGTCCTGGCCGCGTTCACCTTCACCGCCCACAACAAGATCGCGGCCGCCGTTTCCATCGCCCTCGTCGGCGCCCTGGGCTTCGCGACCGTTCCTCCGCTGCAGAAGCGGGTGCTGGACCATGCGGCGGGCGCCCCCACTCTCGCCTCCGCCGTCAACATCGGCGCCTTCAACCTGGGCAACGCGCTCTCGGCCTGGCTCGGCGGCCTGGTGATCTCGGCCGGACTCGGCTACACGGCCCCCAACTGGGTCGGTGCCATCCTCGCCGGATCCGCCCTGGCCCTCGCCGTCCTCTCCGCCGCCCTGGAGCGCCGCGACACCCGCCACGTCCACGACGGCGCCACCAGCGAGCCGGTCCGTGTTTCCACCGCCCGGCACTGA
- a CDS encoding Lrp/AsnC family transcriptional regulator, which translates to MSEFDDVDRQLLRMLREDGRRTFSEMAPEVGLSVAAVKRRVDRLKDSGVIKGFTVQIDHTKLGWGIEAFVELSYTGTTPVGEIVRTAYAVPEVQAVFTIAGDPDALVNVRVRDIEHLQQVIDALRRVGQVTGTKTLMVLGSWTRND; encoded by the coding sequence ATGTCCGAGTTCGACGACGTGGACCGCCAGTTGCTGCGGATGCTGCGCGAGGACGGCCGGCGCACCTTTTCCGAGATGGCACCCGAGGTCGGGCTGTCGGTGGCCGCGGTCAAACGCCGCGTGGACCGGCTCAAGGACAGCGGGGTGATCAAGGGCTTCACCGTGCAGATCGACCACACCAAGCTCGGCTGGGGCATCGAGGCGTTCGTGGAGCTGTCCTACACCGGTACGACCCCGGTCGGGGAGATCGTCCGTACCGCCTACGCGGTCCCCGAGGTGCAGGCGGTCTTCACCATCGCCGGGGACCCCGACGCCCTGGTGAACGTCCGGGTGCGGGACATCGAGCATCTGCAGCAGGTCATCGACGCCCTGCGCCGGGTCGGGCAGGTCACCGGAACCAAGACGCTGATGGTGCTGGGCTCATGGACACGCAATGACTGA
- a CDS encoding SDR family NAD(P)-dependent oxidoreductase, with protein sequence MSSKTALIVGASRTLGLALATEYAHRGWNVIGTVRGDRRTGLHDLAEASGGRVTVESLDMTAPEQIAALRERLAERTLDLLFVNAGITRGNIPIGDVPTEMFVEVMVTNALSPMRVVESLRSLVAPAGTIGVMSSRQGSVGFNTRGGQDVYRASKSALNQLMRSYAARYADAAHTLLLMCPGHVRTELGGPDAPLTIDQSIPGVVDTIDRHSGEPGLRYLNYQGQTVPW encoded by the coding sequence ATGAGCTCCAAGACCGCACTCATCGTCGGGGCGTCCCGCACCCTCGGACTCGCCCTCGCCACCGAGTACGCGCACCGCGGCTGGAACGTCATCGGGACCGTCCGTGGCGATCGGCGCACCGGCCTCCACGACCTGGCCGAGGCGTCCGGAGGCCGGGTCACCGTCGAGTCGCTGGACATGACGGCCCCCGAGCAGATCGCCGCGCTGCGCGAGCGCCTGGCGGAGCGCACGCTCGACCTGCTGTTCGTCAACGCCGGCATCACCCGGGGCAACATCCCGATCGGCGACGTCCCGACCGAGATGTTCGTCGAGGTCATGGTCACCAACGCGCTCAGCCCGATGCGGGTCGTCGAGTCCCTCCGCTCGCTGGTCGCGCCAGCCGGGACGATCGGCGTGATGTCCTCGCGCCAGGGCAGCGTCGGCTTCAACACTCGGGGCGGTCAGGACGTCTACCGCGCCAGCAAGTCCGCCCTGAACCAGCTGATGCGCAGCTACGCCGCCCGCTACGCCGACGCCGCGCACACGCTGCTGCTCATGTGCCCCGGCCATGTCCGCACCGAACTCGGCGGACCGGACGCGCCGCTGACCATCGACCAGTCCATCCCCGGCGTGGTGGACACGATCGACCGCCACAGCGGCGAACCGGGCCTGCGGTACCTCAACTACCAGGGCCAGACCGTGCCCTGGTAG
- a CDS encoding LysR family transcriptional regulator, with protein sequence MDLDLRKLRYFVAVAEHRHFGRAAEQLYIAQPVLSRQIRAFEQEMECTLLVRSTRSVELTDAGKRLYEEAQRILATVASAVRSVHDVDRGVQRLVVAFCSGLYVSEALRAFSARHPEVETDVVPVRWWEQDAPLRDGRAQVAYLRRPFDHSDLRIIPIGHETRVACMPAAHPLASRQELTSADLDGERMLDAPTRRTSSLEEKFELIASGQGIALVPLSVARSYSRPELVHLPVTDAPLVETCLAVLADRREKVLRDFLEIATETLRAGTT encoded by the coding sequence ATGGATCTCGATCTGCGCAAGCTCCGCTACTTCGTCGCGGTGGCCGAGCACCGGCACTTCGGCCGTGCGGCGGAACAGCTCTATATCGCCCAGCCGGTCCTCAGCCGCCAGATCAGGGCCTTCGAACAGGAGATGGAGTGCACGCTGCTGGTACGGAGCACCCGCAGCGTGGAGCTGACCGATGCCGGGAAGCGGCTCTACGAGGAGGCGCAGCGGATCCTGGCGACCGTCGCCTCGGCCGTGCGGAGCGTCCACGACGTGGATCGGGGCGTCCAACGGCTCGTGGTCGCCTTCTGCTCCGGGCTGTATGTGTCGGAGGCGCTCCGGGCGTTCTCGGCGCGCCACCCGGAGGTCGAGACCGATGTCGTCCCGGTGCGCTGGTGGGAGCAGGACGCGCCACTGCGCGACGGCCGCGCCCAAGTCGCCTATCTGCGGCGGCCGTTCGACCACTCGGACTTGCGCATCATCCCCATCGGCCACGAGACCAGGGTCGCCTGCATGCCCGCGGCGCATCCGCTGGCGTCCCGTCAGGAGCTCACCTCCGCGGACCTCGACGGCGAGCGGATGCTCGACGCGCCGACGCGACGGACCTCCTCGCTCGAAGAGAAGTTCGAGCTCATCGCCTCCGGGCAGGGCATCGCGCTCGTCCCGCTGAGTGTCGCGCGGTCCTACTCCCGCCCCGAACTCGTCCACCTCCCCGTCACGGACGCGCCATTGGTCGAGACCTGCCTGGCCGTCCTCGCGGACCGGCGGGAGAAGGTGCTGCGCGACTTCCTGGAGATCGCCACCGAGACGCTGCGGGCCGGCACCACCTGA
- a CDS encoding NAD(P)H-binding protein yields MIVITAPTGQIGGRLLDILLGETPDRGEELRVIVRDPARLPDEVRARVDVVTGSHGDPEVVDRAFAGADAVFWLVPPDPRTPSMDTAYSGFTRAAAKAFTAHGVGHVVGVSALGRGTPVADRAGHVTASLAMDDLIASTGVAYRALACPSFMDNLLRQRASIRDDGVYTDTAAPDRTAPTAATRDIAAVAAGLLLDRSWTGTGEVPVLGPEDLSAIDMARIMSDVLGRPVRYERQSLEDLRAGLAGHGLGDAFVEAYVNMADAKNNGLDDGVPRTPRITSPTTFREWCEKVLKPEVQA; encoded by the coding sequence ATGATCGTCATCACTGCTCCCACCGGCCAGATCGGCGGCCGGCTGCTGGACATCCTGCTGGGCGAGACCCCCGATCGCGGCGAAGAGCTGCGGGTCATCGTGCGCGACCCCGCGCGACTCCCCGACGAGGTCCGTGCCCGCGTCGACGTCGTCACCGGCTCGCACGGCGACCCCGAGGTCGTCGACCGGGCCTTCGCCGGCGCGGACGCCGTCTTCTGGCTGGTCCCGCCGGACCCGCGGACGCCGAGCATGGACACCGCGTACTCCGGCTTCACCCGCGCCGCCGCGAAGGCGTTCACGGCCCACGGAGTCGGACACGTCGTCGGCGTCTCGGCGCTCGGCCGCGGCACCCCCGTCGCCGACCGCGCCGGCCATGTGACGGCGTCCCTGGCCATGGACGACCTCATCGCGAGCACCGGCGTGGCCTACCGGGCGCTCGCCTGCCCGTCCTTCATGGACAACCTGCTGCGGCAGCGGGCCTCGATCCGCGACGACGGCGTGTACACCGACACCGCCGCCCCCGACCGCACCGCACCGACGGCCGCCACCCGGGACATCGCCGCGGTCGCCGCCGGCCTGCTGCTCGACCGCTCGTGGACGGGGACGGGCGAGGTCCCGGTGCTGGGCCCCGAGGACCTTTCGGCCATCGACATGGCGCGCATCATGTCCGATGTGCTCGGCCGCCCGGTCCGCTACGAGCGCCAGTCGCTCGAGGACCTCCGCGCCGGACTCGCCGGACACGGCCTCGGGGACGCGTTCGTGGAGGCCTACGTCAACATGGCGGACGCCAAGAACAACGGCCTCGACGACGGCGTACCGCGCACCCCTCGCATCACCAGCCCCACGACCTTCCGCGAGTGGTGCGAGAAGGTCCTCAAGCCGGAGGTTCAGGCATGA
- a CDS encoding MarR family winged helix-turn-helix transcriptional regulator → MTTELPHTGATEDGYGGAVSQTLARVARLHRLAGGRLLRPTGLCSGQEFLMMALWDAGPVRQSELARALDLDPSTVTLTLRRLEQGGYVIRARDPHDRRVMLVRASEESYALRPEVAQVWGQLEEHILDGLDDAEREAFARILAKVEKNLAPGEDTSPDV, encoded by the coding sequence ATGACCACAGAGCTCCCCCACACCGGCGCGACGGAGGACGGATACGGCGGCGCCGTCAGCCAGACCCTGGCGCGCGTTGCCCGCCTGCACCGCCTCGCCGGTGGCAGGCTGCTGCGTCCGACCGGCCTCTGTTCCGGTCAGGAATTCCTGATGATGGCCCTGTGGGATGCCGGACCGGTCCGCCAGTCGGAGCTGGCCAGGGCGCTCGACCTGGACCCGTCGACCGTGACCCTGACCCTGCGGCGACTGGAGCAGGGCGGGTATGTCATCCGCGCACGCGATCCGCATGACCGGCGCGTCATGCTCGTCCGGGCCTCGGAGGAGAGCTACGCCCTGCGGCCCGAGGTCGCGCAGGTCTGGGGGCAGCTGGAGGAGCACATCCTGGACGGGCTGGACGACGCGGAGCGGGAAGCCTTCGCCAGGATCCTCGCCAAGGTCGAGAAGAACCTCGCCCCCGGCGAGGACACCTCCCCCGACGTCTAG
- a CDS encoding acyl-CoA dehydrogenase family protein, with the protein MPVDRLLPTREAEDLLDLVREIADKELAPRVEEHERTESYPEGLFRLMGETGLLGLPYPEEFGGGGQPYEVYLQVLEELAARWAAVAIATSVHTLAAFPLLTFGTPAQRERWAGDILGGRLIGGYSLSEPQAGSDAAALTCRADKAPDGYRITGAKAWITHGGKADFYALFARTGPGSDGISCFFAPGHTDGLTFGRPEDKMGLHAIPTTSAFWDDAPLATDRLIGVEGQGLQIAFSALDSGRLGVAACATGLAQAALDAATAYAHERTTFGRRIIDHQGLGFLLADMAAAVDSARATYVDAARRRDHGRPYTRQASVAKLTATDAAMKVTTDAVQVFGGYGYTRDFPVERYMREAKIMQIFEGTNQIQRLIISRQLAH; encoded by the coding sequence ATGCCTGTCGACCGTCTGCTTCCCACCCGTGAGGCGGAGGATCTGCTCGACCTCGTCCGCGAGATCGCCGACAAGGAGCTGGCCCCCCGCGTCGAGGAGCACGAGCGCACCGAGAGCTATCCCGAGGGGCTGTTCCGCCTGATGGGCGAGACCGGGCTGCTGGGTCTGCCCTACCCGGAGGAGTTCGGCGGAGGCGGCCAGCCCTACGAGGTCTATCTGCAGGTCCTCGAAGAGCTGGCCGCCCGCTGGGCCGCCGTCGCCATCGCCACCAGCGTCCACACCCTCGCCGCCTTCCCGCTGCTGACGTTCGGCACCCCCGCCCAGCGCGAGCGCTGGGCGGGGGACATCCTCGGCGGACGTCTCATCGGTGGCTACAGCCTGTCCGAGCCGCAGGCCGGATCCGACGCGGCGGCCCTGACCTGCCGCGCCGACAAGGCCCCCGACGGCTACCGGATCACCGGCGCCAAGGCGTGGATCACCCATGGCGGCAAGGCGGACTTCTACGCCCTGTTCGCCCGCACCGGTCCGGGCAGCGACGGCATCTCCTGCTTCTTCGCGCCCGGACACACCGACGGCCTCACCTTCGGCCGGCCCGAGGACAAGATGGGGCTGCACGCCATCCCCACCACCTCGGCGTTCTGGGACGATGCGCCGCTGGCCACCGACCGGCTCATCGGCGTCGAGGGCCAGGGGCTCCAGATCGCCTTCAGCGCCCTGGACTCCGGCCGGCTGGGCGTCGCCGCCTGCGCCACCGGGCTGGCCCAGGCCGCCCTGGACGCCGCGACCGCCTACGCCCACGAACGCACCACCTTCGGCCGCCGCATCATCGACCACCAAGGGCTCGGCTTCCTGCTGGCCGACATGGCCGCCGCGGTCGACTCGGCGCGCGCCACCTACGTGGACGCCGCCCGCCGCCGTGACCACGGACGCCCGTACACCCGCCAGGCGAGCGTCGCCAAGCTGACGGCGACCGACGCCGCCATGAAGGTCACCACGGACGCGGTCCAGGTCTTCGGCGGCTACGGATACACCCGCGACTTCCCCGTGGAGCGCTATATGCGCGAGGCGAAGATCATGCAGATCTTCGAGGGCACCAACCAGATCCAGCGGCTGATCATCAGCCGTCAGCTCGCCCACTGA
- a CDS encoding aldo/keto reductase, with product MTSVPRLTLHTGLEIPQLGFGVFQVEDAQTTDAVLSAIEAGYRSIDTAAIYGNEAGVGRALATSGVPREELFLTTKLWNADQGYDSTLAAFDASVAKLGTDYVDLYLIHWPTPARDRYLDTWRALEKLLADGRTRAIGVSNFQPAHLQRLLDHSGVVPVINQVELHPYLQQGQLRDFHAQHKIATEAWSPLAQGALLQDPALAAIAQRHGKTPAQVVLRWHLQLGNVVIPKSVTPARIRENIDVFDFTLTPEDIEAINALDRGQRTGPDPDTLN from the coding sequence ATGACCTCCGTACCCCGCCTCACCCTCCACACCGGCCTCGAGATCCCGCAGCTGGGCTTCGGCGTCTTCCAGGTGGAGGACGCGCAGACCACCGACGCGGTGCTCTCCGCCATCGAGGCCGGCTACCGCAGCATCGACACCGCGGCCATCTACGGCAACGAGGCCGGGGTCGGCCGCGCCCTGGCCACCTCCGGCGTCCCCCGCGAGGAGCTGTTCCTCACCACCAAGCTGTGGAACGCCGACCAGGGATACGACTCCACCCTCGCGGCCTTCGACGCCAGCGTGGCCAAGCTGGGCACCGACTATGTGGACCTCTACCTGATCCACTGGCCCACCCCCGCCCGCGACCGCTACCTGGACACGTGGCGCGCCCTGGAGAAGCTGCTGGCCGACGGCCGCACCCGCGCCATCGGCGTGTCCAACTTCCAGCCCGCCCACCTGCAGCGGCTGCTCGACCACAGCGGTGTGGTCCCGGTCATCAACCAGGTCGAGCTGCACCCCTACCTCCAGCAGGGACAGCTGCGGGACTTCCACGCCCAGCACAAGATCGCCACCGAGGCGTGGAGCCCGCTGGCCCAGGGCGCGCTTCTCCAGGACCCCGCCCTGGCCGCGATAGCGCAGCGGCACGGCAAGACGCCCGCGCAGGTGGTTCTGCGCTGGCATCTGCAGCTGGGGAACGTGGTGATCCCCAAGTCCGTGACCCCCGCCCGCATCCGGGAGAACATCGACGTCTTCGACTTCACCCTCACCCCTGAGGACATCGAGGCGATCAACGCTCTGGACCGTGGCCAGCGCACCGGGCCGGACCCCGACACCCTCAACTGA
- a CDS encoding carboxylesterase/lipase family protein — protein sequence MVTVSTPSGALLGASTRGIAAFKGIPYAAPPFGPNRFLPPRPVRPWQGVRDALAYGATAPKAPYRAPADRLLPEVDIPGEDCLNLNVWTPDPAGRLPVMVWLHGGAFTQGSGAVPLYDGSRFARDGVVCVTVNYRLGAEGFLFLGEGDTANLGLHDQLAALRWVRENITAFGGDPDNVTLFGQSAGAMSIGALLAAPRTAGLIRRAVLQSGAAHHVLTRATARRIGHHLAELLGVPPTRRALATLPPRRLADAVEDLGSAVLAEPDPARWGEVARNLMPLEPVVDGDLLPAPPIEAIAGGAAADVDVLVGTNSDEYRLFLVPSGMLDLIGEPELRTVAAGYGPDPDEAVAAYRAEHPDGSPGELLAALATDWFYRLPAIRLAEARTGHTGATHVYEFAWRPPTFDGRLGACHAAEIPFVFDNLHDPALAPLLGDGLPGQLADAMHRAWVSFATDGDPGWPAYGTRHRTTMRFDTVSAVQRDPRPRLRSLWDGHR from the coding sequence ATGGTCACCGTCTCCACGCCCAGCGGCGCCCTGCTCGGTGCGTCCACCCGCGGAATCGCCGCGTTCAAGGGCATCCCCTACGCCGCGCCGCCCTTCGGCCCGAACCGCTTCCTGCCGCCGCGGCCCGTCCGGCCCTGGCAGGGCGTTCGCGACGCCCTGGCCTATGGGGCCACCGCGCCGAAGGCCCCCTATCGCGCCCCCGCCGATCGGCTCCTCCCCGAGGTGGACATCCCCGGCGAGGACTGCCTCAACCTCAACGTCTGGACGCCGGACCCGGCCGGACGGCTGCCCGTCATGGTCTGGCTGCACGGCGGCGCCTTCACCCAGGGCTCCGGCGCGGTGCCGCTCTACGACGGCAGCCGGTTCGCCCGCGACGGCGTCGTCTGCGTCACCGTCAACTACCGCCTGGGCGCGGAGGGATTTCTCTTCCTCGGTGAGGGCGACACCGCCAATCTCGGCCTGCACGACCAGCTCGCCGCGCTGCGCTGGGTGCGGGAGAACATCACCGCGTTCGGCGGCGACCCCGACAACGTCACCCTCTTCGGCCAGTCCGCCGGTGCCATGAGCATCGGAGCGCTGCTTGCCGCGCCCCGCACCGCCGGTCTCATCCGCCGGGCCGTCCTGCAGAGCGGCGCGGCACACCACGTCCTCACCCGGGCCACCGCCCGGCGGATCGGCCACCACCTGGCCGAGCTGCTCGGCGTGCCGCCGACCCGCCGGGCCCTCGCCACCCTTCCGCCGCGCCGGCTCGCCGACGCGGTGGAAGACCTGGGCTCCGCCGTCCTCGCCGAGCCCGACCCCGCCCGGTGGGGCGAGGTCGCACGGAATCTGATGCCCCTCGAACCCGTCGTCGACGGCGATCTGCTGCCCGCACCCCCGATCGAGGCCATCGCCGGCGGTGCCGCCGCCGATGTCGATGTCCTCGTCGGCACCAACAGCGACGAGTACCGGCTCTTCCTCGTGCCCTCCGGCATGCTCGACCTCATCGGCGAACCCGAACTGCGCACGGTGGCCGCCGGCTACGGTCCCGACCCCGACGAGGCCGTGGCCGCCTATCGCGCGGAACACCCGGATGGCTCCCCCGGCGAGCTGCTGGCCGCCCTGGCCACCGACTGGTTCTACCGCCTCCCGGCCATCCGCCTCGCCGAGGCACGCACCGGCCACACCGGCGCCACCCACGTCTACGAGTTCGCCTGGCGGCCACCCACCTTCGACGGGCGCCTCGGCGCCTGCCACGCCGCCGAGATCCCCTTCGTCTTCGACAACCTCCACGATCCGGCGCTCGCCCCGCTGCTCGGCGACGGCCTCCCAGGGCAGCTGGCCGACGCCATGCACCGCGCGTGGGTCTCCTTCGCCACCGACGGAGACCCCGGCTGGCCCGCGTACGGCACCCGGCACCGCACCACCATGCGCTTCGACACCGTCTCGGCGGTCCAGAGGGATCCCCGCCCGCGCCTGCGGTCCCTCTGGGACGGGCATCGCTAG